The Microbulbifer sp. YPW1 genome contains a region encoding:
- a CDS encoding TIGR02466 family protein, whose protein sequence is MHTIRTAFSTPIFIRDIEDSDGVNDRLTHIILDMEANTPGMKRSNIGSWDSKKDLLEWPFEEIRTLKKWIASGVKEVTLKATKNKFNPHTQDMLAHAWANVSRADSYRKIHNHEACTWSGVYYVKSDLVKDKSVSSGNIEFLDPRMLCISAELPNSSFGSRVRVVPRAGRLVIFPNWLLHYVNPVEDDSLRICIAFNVKLDTKTVRRRAGTMQPMFRQANEEMYTGLQQGEPLAGLQEPVPTVSAGETENASLPGSPD, encoded by the coding sequence ATGCACACCATTCGAACGGCATTTAGTACCCCGATTTTTATTCGGGATATCGAAGACTCTGACGGCGTTAATGATCGCCTGACGCATATTATCCTGGATATGGAGGCCAATACGCCCGGGATGAAGCGGTCAAACATTGGCAGCTGGGATTCCAAGAAGGACCTGCTCGAATGGCCGTTTGAGGAAATTCGAACGCTCAAGAAATGGATAGCCTCCGGCGTGAAGGAGGTGACCCTGAAGGCCACCAAGAATAAATTCAACCCCCATACCCAGGATATGCTGGCTCATGCCTGGGCGAACGTATCCCGTGCGGATAGTTACCGGAAGATCCACAATCACGAAGCCTGTACCTGGTCCGGTGTTTACTACGTAAAGTCGGATCTGGTCAAAGACAAAAGTGTCAGCAGTGGCAACATTGAGTTTCTTGACCCGCGGATGTTATGTATTTCCGCGGAGCTGCCCAACAGCAGCTTTGGAAGCCGGGTTCGCGTGGTGCCGCGGGCCGGCCGACTGGTTATCTTTCCCAACTGGTTGCTGCACTACGTCAACCCGGTGGAAGATGATTCACTGCGTATCTGTATCGCGTTCAATGTGAAGCTGGATACCAAGACCGTGCGCCGCCGTGCGGGCACAATGCAACCCATGTTTCGGCAGGCGAACGAGGAAATGTACACAGGTTTACAGCAAGGGGAGCCGCTGGCGGGCCTACAAGAACCGGTTCCAACGGTATCCGCAGGGGAGACCGAAAACGCCAGTCTCCCCGGCAGTCCTGATTAA
- a CDS encoding CapA family protein, producing the protein MAKSNTLSDLLLRARPAVEQQLAELPPPYTLFFSVSDGKQRARVCHGRSDNLDALWLKLASQARKLLKSAKMEGRWLRIDWVTDSEAMDWQAMQKRFRITKRGYFRYGLALDPDWKTAFLEQELNGNAMLYGGNKIAHVVINRERFRAYTDQRFGKNTPLNFEEQAPVTLLSTAGIFLDSKTAPQLLYGPGRNAGRRIIEELDEAISHRLIDTSTHYLASQVLSNGRFEYGWHCCFDRAIGTYNTLRHASSTYAMIEGWEVTGGDRAKKSIDRALHHLTTKLIKKTSLPGGDEAAFLVEANGEIKLGGNAVCLLAMVKYTELTGSQQYRELMEQLALGIQFMQDDTSGKFVHVLKYPELSVKDAFRIIYYDGEAAFGLMRLYGLTKDSRWLGIVEKAFEYFIANNHWEAHDHWLSYCVNELTLYRPEARYYQFGIQNVSGYLDFVLERITTFPTLLELMMAAERMVTRLRSEKEFSHLLKQLDLRKFYRALHTRAMYLLNGYFWPEYAMYFKNPGKITGSFYIRHHAFRVRIDDVEHYLSGFVAFRKYLLQGGCPPEFSPATTGNPLPAPVKSEHPILAWGGDVNLARRQHYRLEELGEETVLGKIPALSEAELSVINLECVVATSGEQGVDKGEGSPYYYRARPEMLRLLCHAGIDMVTTANNHSGDYGTQALLEQGFWLDELGIAHTGSGSNLEAALTPAIRPAGDLNVAIFSIDATQKHFAANTRSPGCAYLPLRDPEAWTAMLRPRIAAVRARAQVVLVAVHWGANLEESPTAIEISIGHSIIDAGADGVLGTSAHVLQGIEIYHNRPIIHDAGDLLFDSVHRKLKDSGIFQLALSQRGVENIRFFPVGCGFGFSQQLGGRQGLAVSQRYAEKCSALGTELSLLQDGSAQCPLTPPNRVSTDSPPAQKTRYNLALLDQVRRPPNKNWTVGEVPSDAAITAREFGPLRLIGMRSRPQIIDRRQLIFVETFWTLIETTTENLRLDIRAVPVAPTSMPYWGKSMDHDPCDWQMPTGSWQTGVIYRDYYGLRPPASRQLRNGELQIQIGIKGSETVIDPVPINDELITLRIVTPEKASKSPGVAGRNQKAFNTIDGREPPTYRNEFPLSIFRQVPGQTWNAQQIADVTGGDWLVPPPQGWFTRSVVSGQSFIEQSLTPAMFVAHKSSDRAYHERSSPEKYTSWDLHEKLAEIALRAGHNLSGVIVQRPVAGLPEGLPVLQVADPIKAIIELGLAARYRYSGDVIAITGTAGKSSTVKMLRDMLGGRQKALSSLGNYNSRVGAPSMLASLSAEHQAAVIEVAQSALWMKQGPITRRIHPTIAMVTEIGVSQTSSRVKSTKDTALWKSRIFDGLIGRSVAIVGEHLQHFEYVLEKARQHAKRVIIFGTSDTAEVRILDIQGDSQGSRVLIEVAGETHTLTIPAPSLGMVNNAVAAMCAVYAMGRPIPEAAAALEQLQLDEGHLDQIQLGFPRGSVKIIDDSWNATVSSMLNAFSVLKQIAVADNQRKIAVLGRMVALGDEAEALHGSLAKPLVESGVDLVVTHGEEMRYLRTQLPEALLGPHFGTIGEMANFLLETASEGDLILIKGSRRDSDFGSLPAVLKKLISEGEGVTA; encoded by the coding sequence ATGGCCAAGTCCAACACTCTGTCCGATCTGCTGCTACGCGCCCGCCCCGCTGTCGAGCAGCAACTCGCCGAACTGCCGCCCCCCTACACCCTGTTCTTTTCTGTCAGTGATGGCAAGCAACGCGCCAGGGTATGCCATGGACGCTCAGACAATCTGGACGCACTGTGGCTGAAGCTGGCATCACAGGCCCGCAAGCTGCTTAAAAGTGCAAAGATGGAAGGTCGCTGGCTGCGCATCGATTGGGTGACCGACAGTGAAGCCATGGACTGGCAAGCCATGCAGAAACGTTTCCGTATAACCAAGCGGGGCTACTTTCGCTACGGCCTTGCATTGGACCCGGACTGGAAAACGGCCTTCCTGGAGCAGGAGCTGAACGGCAACGCCATGCTCTACGGTGGCAACAAGATTGCCCACGTGGTGATTAACCGAGAACGGTTTCGCGCTTATACCGATCAGCGTTTTGGAAAAAACACGCCGCTTAACTTTGAAGAGCAGGCACCGGTCACCCTGCTCAGCACGGCGGGTATTTTTCTCGACAGCAAAACCGCGCCCCAGCTCCTGTACGGGCCAGGCCGCAATGCTGGCCGCCGCATTATTGAGGAGCTGGATGAGGCCATCAGCCATCGGCTAATTGACACCAGCACCCATTATCTCGCCAGCCAGGTGTTATCCAACGGACGCTTTGAATACGGATGGCACTGCTGTTTTGATCGCGCCATCGGTACCTACAACACCCTGCGCCACGCCAGCTCTACCTACGCCATGATTGAAGGGTGGGAAGTCACCGGTGGGGACCGTGCTAAAAAGTCCATCGACCGGGCTCTGCACCATCTCACTACCAAATTGATCAAAAAGACCAGCTTGCCCGGCGGTGACGAAGCGGCATTTCTGGTAGAGGCAAACGGGGAAATCAAACTGGGGGGCAATGCGGTATGCCTGCTGGCAATGGTGAAGTACACCGAACTGACCGGCAGCCAGCAGTATCGTGAGCTAATGGAACAGCTCGCCCTCGGCATACAGTTCATGCAGGATGATACGAGCGGGAAGTTTGTCCATGTACTGAAATATCCGGAGCTCTCCGTGAAGGATGCGTTTCGGATCATCTACTACGACGGCGAAGCGGCCTTCGGCCTGATGCGCTTGTACGGTCTCACCAAGGATTCCCGTTGGTTGGGCATCGTTGAAAAAGCGTTTGAATATTTCATTGCCAACAACCACTGGGAAGCCCACGATCACTGGCTCAGTTACTGTGTCAACGAACTGACGCTGTACCGCCCGGAAGCCCGCTATTATCAGTTCGGCATACAGAACGTCTCAGGGTATCTGGACTTTGTGCTGGAGCGTATCACCACCTTCCCTACCCTGCTGGAACTGATGATGGCCGCGGAGCGCATGGTCACGCGCTTGCGCAGTGAGAAGGAATTTTCCCATCTGCTAAAACAGCTGGATTTACGAAAGTTCTACCGCGCCCTGCACACCCGCGCCATGTACTTGTTGAACGGGTATTTCTGGCCGGAATACGCCATGTATTTCAAAAACCCCGGCAAGATTACCGGCAGCTTTTATATCCGCCACCACGCTTTCCGAGTGCGGATCGACGATGTAGAACACTACCTCTCCGGATTTGTAGCCTTCAGGAAGTATCTACTGCAGGGCGGCTGCCCGCCGGAGTTCTCCCCGGCGACTACAGGCAACCCGCTGCCGGCACCGGTAAAAAGCGAACACCCCATACTTGCCTGGGGCGGCGACGTCAATCTCGCCCGCCGCCAGCACTACCGACTGGAGGAGCTGGGAGAGGAAACCGTCCTGGGAAAAATTCCGGCACTGAGTGAAGCAGAGCTGAGTGTAATCAACCTGGAGTGCGTGGTAGCTACCAGCGGTGAGCAAGGTGTGGATAAGGGAGAAGGATCACCTTACTACTATCGCGCGCGCCCGGAAATGTTGCGGCTTCTTTGCCACGCCGGCATCGACATGGTGACCACCGCAAATAACCACAGCGGCGATTACGGAACCCAGGCGTTACTCGAACAGGGTTTTTGGCTGGATGAGTTGGGGATCGCACACACCGGATCCGGCAGTAATCTGGAAGCCGCGCTGACGCCCGCCATTCGTCCAGCCGGCGACCTGAATGTGGCAATTTTTTCCATCGATGCCACCCAGAAACACTTTGCCGCAAATACCCGGAGTCCGGGATGTGCCTACCTGCCCCTGCGTGACCCAGAAGCCTGGACAGCCATGCTTAGACCCCGTATCGCTGCCGTGCGCGCCCGGGCACAAGTAGTGCTGGTGGCAGTGCACTGGGGTGCAAACCTCGAAGAGTCTCCTACCGCGATCGAAATCTCAATTGGTCACAGCATCATTGATGCAGGGGCAGATGGGGTACTGGGCACCAGCGCACATGTACTGCAAGGAATAGAAATCTACCACAACCGGCCGATTATTCACGATGCCGGCGATCTGCTGTTTGATTCCGTGCATCGCAAGCTGAAGGACAGCGGGATATTCCAACTCGCACTCAGTCAACGGGGTGTGGAAAACATAAGGTTCTTCCCGGTTGGCTGCGGCTTCGGTTTCAGCCAGCAGCTGGGCGGACGCCAAGGACTGGCGGTAAGCCAGCGTTACGCGGAAAAGTGCAGCGCGCTGGGGACAGAGTTGTCCCTATTACAGGATGGCAGTGCGCAGTGCCCACTGACCCCACCGAACCGGGTATCGACAGATTCGCCACCCGCCCAGAAAACCCGCTATAACCTCGCGTTACTGGACCAGGTCAGGCGCCCCCCCAACAAGAACTGGACTGTTGGGGAGGTGCCTTCGGATGCAGCGATTACCGCGCGCGAATTTGGTCCCTTGCGTCTGATAGGGATGCGCAGCCGCCCGCAAATCATCGACAGGCGGCAATTAATCTTTGTGGAAACCTTCTGGACCCTCATAGAGACAACCACAGAAAACCTTCGCCTGGATATCCGCGCAGTTCCGGTTGCCCCAACTTCCATGCCCTACTGGGGCAAATCGATGGATCACGACCCCTGTGACTGGCAAATGCCCACCGGCAGCTGGCAAACCGGGGTCATCTATCGAGACTACTACGGGCTGCGGCCACCGGCCTCCCGGCAATTACGCAACGGCGAACTGCAGATCCAGATCGGCATAAAAGGTTCGGAAACGGTTATCGATCCGGTGCCCATCAACGATGAGCTTATTACTCTGAGAATCGTGACGCCGGAAAAAGCATCGAAAAGCCCCGGCGTCGCTGGCAGGAACCAAAAAGCGTTCAACACCATCGACGGACGCGAGCCGCCAACCTATCGCAACGAGTTTCCTCTGAGCATCTTTCGCCAGGTTCCGGGACAAACCTGGAACGCGCAACAGATCGCTGATGTGACCGGGGGAGACTGGCTGGTGCCTCCGCCCCAGGGCTGGTTTACCCGAAGTGTGGTTTCCGGGCAGAGCTTTATCGAACAATCTCTCACACCCGCCATGTTCGTGGCTCATAAAAGTAGCGACCGCGCCTACCATGAACGCAGCTCCCCGGAAAAATATACATCCTGGGACCTGCACGAAAAGCTAGCGGAAATCGCCTTGCGTGCCGGCCACAACCTCTCCGGAGTGATCGTACAGCGACCGGTTGCGGGATTACCGGAAGGGTTACCGGTGTTGCAGGTAGCGGATCCCATCAAGGCAATCATTGAACTCGGGTTGGCCGCCCGCTACCGGTACAGTGGCGATGTAATTGCCATTACCGGCACTGCAGGCAAGTCCTCCACGGTGAAAATGCTGAGGGACATGCTGGGCGGCAGGCAGAAGGCGCTGAGCAGTCTCGGCAATTACAATTCCCGGGTCGGAGCGCCGTCGATGCTGGCCAGTCTCAGCGCAGAGCACCAAGCTGCGGTTATTGAAGTCGCACAAAGCGCACTGTGGATGAAACAGGGCCCCATCACACGGCGCATACACCCAACAATTGCAATGGTTACCGAGATCGGGGTCTCTCAAACGAGTAGCAGGGTAAAAAGCACAAAAGATACCGCGCTGTGGAAATCCCGTATTTTCGACGGACTGATCGGCCGCTCGGTAGCGATTGTCGGCGAGCACCTGCAGCACTTCGAATACGTACTGGAGAAAGCGCGACAACACGCCAAACGCGTGATCATCTTCGGAACCAGTGATACTGCCGAAGTCCGTATTCTCGATATCCAGGGAGACAGCCAGGGCAGTCGCGTGCTGATCGAAGTAGCGGGAGAAACTCACACCCTGACAATACCTGCGCCCAGTCTCGGTATGGTAAACAACGCGGTCGCCGCCATGTGCGCTGTTTACGCCATGGGCCGCCCGATCCCGGAGGCCGCCGCGGCACTGGAGCAATTACAGCTGGATGAAGGTCACCTGGATCAAATCCAGCTAGGGTTTCCCCGAGGCAGCGTCAAGATCATTGATGACAGCTGGAATGCCACAGTGAGTTCCATGCTGAATGCGTTCTCTGTACTGAAACAAATCGCTGTGGCAGATAACCAGCGAAAAATCGCCGTATTGGGACGCATGGTGGCGCTGGGAGACGAAGCCGAGGCCTTGCACGGTAGTCTCGCCAAGCCACTTGTGGAATCCGGTGTAGACCTGGTCGTGACCCATGGTGAAGAGATGCGCTATCTGCGTACGCAACTACCGGAAGCGCTACTTGGTCCGCACTTCGGAACCATTGGCGAAATGGCGAATTTTCTACTGGAAACTGCCAGTGAGGGAGACCTCATTCTGATCAAAGGATCCCGGCGGGATTCTGACTTCGGCAGTTTGCCAGCGGTATTGAAAAAGTTGATCAGTGAGGGGGAGGGAGTCACCGCCTGA
- a CDS encoding NADPH-dependent 2,4-dienoyl-CoA reductase, with protein sequence MTHAYPNLLAPLDLGFTTLKNRVLMGSMHTNLEEHPGGFERLAAFYGERARGGVGLIVTGGIAPNEEGGVFQGSSKMTTAEEAAEHRAITDAVHSEGGKICMQILHAGRYAYNPALVAPSAIQAPINPFTPKALSDEEVEQQIDDYVRCATLAREAGYDGVEVMGSEGYFINQFIVARTNHRDDRWGGSFENRTRLPLEIVRRIREAVGEDFIIIYRLSMLDLVEGGSDFDEVVALGQAIEKAGANIINTGIGWHEARVPTIATSVPRAAFSEITAKVKQHLSVPVITSNRINMPQVGEEVLANGHADMVSMARPFLADAEFVNKAAENRADEINTCIGCNQACLDHTFELKLTSCLVNPRACHETELNYLPTEQVKKIAVVGAGPAGLAAATVAAERGHQVTLFEADDKVGGQFNIAKQIPGKAEFEETLRYFKRKLELTGVEVRLNTRATAENLEGFDEVLIATGIAPRTPPIDGIEHPKVLSYLDVLKAKKPVGKRVAIIGAGGIGFDVAEYLTHSEDHADELIASNKEEFFDEWGVDIHLEHRAGLKPQSPVTSPRQIFLLQRKTSKVGAGLGKTTGWIHRTSLKHRQVQNLAGVSYEKIDDQGLHIRVGEEAKLLEVDNIVVCAGQEPLRELHEQLQARGQSSHLIGGAHEAAELDAKRAIDQGSRLAAEL encoded by the coding sequence ATGACTCACGCCTATCCCAATCTGCTGGCCCCGCTGGACCTGGGTTTCACAACCCTCAAGAACCGCGTCCTGATGGGCTCCATGCACACCAACCTGGAAGAGCACCCGGGCGGTTTTGAGCGCCTTGCCGCGTTTTATGGTGAACGCGCCCGCGGTGGCGTCGGCCTGATCGTGACCGGTGGCATTGCCCCCAACGAAGAAGGCGGCGTTTTTCAGGGCTCTTCCAAAATGACCACCGCGGAAGAAGCCGCAGAGCACCGCGCCATTACCGATGCGGTACACAGCGAAGGCGGCAAGATCTGTATGCAGATCCTCCACGCCGGACGCTATGCCTATAACCCGGCTCTGGTCGCCCCCTCCGCCATCCAGGCTCCCATCAATCCTTTCACACCGAAGGCGTTGAGCGATGAGGAAGTGGAACAGCAGATAGACGACTACGTACGCTGTGCCACCCTTGCCCGTGAGGCCGGCTACGACGGCGTGGAAGTGATGGGCTCCGAGGGCTACTTCATCAACCAGTTTATCGTTGCGCGCACCAACCACCGCGACGACCGCTGGGGCGGTAGCTTCGAAAACCGCACCCGCCTGCCCCTTGAGATTGTGCGTCGCATCCGCGAGGCCGTAGGCGAGGACTTCATCATCATCTACCGCCTGTCCATGCTGGACCTGGTTGAGGGCGGCAGTGACTTCGACGAAGTGGTAGCCCTGGGACAGGCCATCGAGAAAGCCGGTGCGAATATCATCAACACCGGCATCGGCTGGCATGAGGCGCGGGTGCCCACCATCGCCACCAGCGTACCGCGTGCAGCGTTCAGCGAGATTACCGCCAAGGTCAAACAGCACCTGAGCGTGCCGGTCATCACCAGTAACCGCATCAATATGCCGCAAGTGGGTGAAGAGGTACTCGCCAACGGTCACGCAGACATGGTGTCCATGGCGCGCCCGTTCCTCGCGGATGCAGAGTTTGTAAACAAGGCTGCGGAAAACCGCGCGGACGAGATCAACACTTGTATCGGCTGTAACCAGGCTTGCCTGGATCACACCTTCGAGTTGAAGCTCACTTCGTGTCTGGTAAACCCTCGCGCCTGTCACGAAACAGAGCTCAATTACCTGCCCACCGAGCAGGTTAAGAAAATTGCCGTGGTCGGTGCCGGCCCGGCGGGCCTCGCCGCGGCTACCGTAGCGGCGGAGCGCGGTCATCAGGTCACACTTTTTGAGGCTGACGACAAGGTCGGTGGGCAGTTCAATATCGCCAAGCAGATCCCGGGCAAGGCTGAATTTGAAGAGACCCTGCGTTACTTCAAGCGCAAACTGGAATTGACCGGTGTTGAGGTACGTCTCAACACACGCGCTACCGCTGAGAATCTGGAAGGCTTCGATGAAGTGCTGATCGCCACCGGTATTGCCCCGCGCACCCCGCCAATCGACGGCATCGAGCATCCGAAGGTACTCAGCTATCTTGACGTACTGAAAGCGAAAAAACCGGTGGGCAAGCGCGTGGCGATTATCGGCGCCGGCGGTATCGGCTTCGACGTCGCGGAGTACCTCACCCACAGCGAAGATCACGCCGATGAACTGATCGCCAGCAACAAGGAAGAGTTCTTTGACGAATGGGGCGTGGATATCCACCTTGAACACCGCGCCGGACTCAAACCCCAGTCGCCGGTCACCAGCCCCCGTCAGATTTTCCTGCTGCAGCGCAAAACCTCCAAGGTTGGCGCCGGACTCGGCAAGACCACCGGCTGGATCCACCGCACCAGCCTGAAGCACCGCCAGGTGCAGAATCTTGCGGGCGTCAGCTACGAGAAGATCGACGATCAAGGATTGCATATCCGCGTCGGCGAAGAAGCAAAGCTGCTGGAAGTGGACAACATCGTGGTGTGCGCCGGACAGGAGCCACTGCGGGAACTGCATGAGCAACTGCAGGCACGGGGACAGTCCAGCCACCTGATCGGTGGCGCCCATGAAGCCGCTGAGCTCGATGCCAAGCGGGCAATCGACCAGGGCTCTCGTCTCGCCGCTGAGCTGTAA
- a CDS encoding LysR family transcriptional regulator gives MAVQLQQIDMNLFPVLDAIYATRNLTRAAERLHITQPAVSNALARLRRALDDQLFIRTPSGMSPTPLTENIMPRVQQALALLSSSVTEHHQFEPSTAQKTLRLSMNDMAETLVLPQLLEHLQQVAPGITVESFYVPRDQLVKELAANSLDFALDIPLVSATQLNQQRLVADRYQCMLRPDHPLASESSLTLEQYLSLEHIHVSSRRSGPGLADIALNKLGRRRKIRLRVQHYRVAPLIVLKTDLALTVPASLVRQYPASCFELPFQIPQMDWHLLWHRSQGEDGANKWLREQIISLFG, from the coding sequence ATGGCCGTACAACTGCAGCAAATCGATATGAACCTGTTCCCGGTGCTGGATGCGATCTATGCCACGCGCAACCTCACCCGCGCGGCGGAGCGTCTGCATATCACCCAGCCGGCAGTCAGCAATGCACTGGCGCGGCTGCGCCGGGCGCTGGATGACCAGCTGTTCATTCGCACCCCCAGTGGCATGAGCCCCACGCCGCTGACGGAGAACATCATGCCCCGGGTTCAGCAGGCCCTGGCACTGCTGAGCAGTAGCGTGACGGAGCACCATCAGTTCGAGCCATCCACAGCGCAGAAAACCCTGCGCCTGTCGATGAACGATATGGCGGAAACCCTGGTACTGCCGCAATTGCTCGAACACCTGCAGCAGGTGGCACCCGGGATCACCGTCGAATCCTTCTACGTACCCCGAGACCAGCTGGTCAAGGAGCTCGCAGCCAACAGCCTGGACTTTGCCCTGGATATACCCTTGGTCTCCGCTACACAGTTGAACCAGCAGCGACTGGTGGCGGATCGCTACCAGTGCATGCTCCGCCCGGATCATCCTCTGGCCAGCGAGTCCAGCCTGACCCTGGAGCAGTATCTTTCCCTCGAGCACATCCACGTCTCCAGTCGCCGCAGCGGCCCCGGGTTGGCGGATATCGCACTCAACAAGCTCGGCCGCCGGCGCAAGATCCGCCTGCGGGTGCAGCACTACCGGGTGGCGCCATTGATTGTTCTCAAGACCGATCTGGCACTCACCGTGCCGGCCAGCCTCGTCCGGCAGTACCCTGCCAGCTGTTTCGAACTTCCCTTTCAGATTCCGCAAATGGACTGGCACCTGCTGTGGCACCGCAGCCAGGGCGAAGATGGGGCGAACAAGTGGCTGCGTGAGCAGATCATTTCTCTGTTTGGCTAG
- a CDS encoding histidine phosphatase family protein — protein MPEIFVVRHGQASFGSDNYDQLSELGWQQARWLGEHWGQDGQQFDHIVSGDLQRHRETAQGICEGLGLDKHRVEELPQLNEFDFKKVMHAYGEKDPASAPGANAERADYYRFLKQAMHAWSSGEIDGAESWQQFEQRIEEVLGVLAAGARGGRTLVVSSGGAIAMMVRQVLGAPSHSVTQLNMQIKNTAISHFFAGRSGLNLHSFNHVPHLDNRERRQFITYS, from the coding sequence GTGCCAGAAATCTTCGTTGTACGCCACGGCCAGGCGTCATTTGGTAGTGACAACTACGACCAGCTTTCCGAGCTCGGCTGGCAGCAGGCGCGCTGGCTCGGCGAACACTGGGGGCAGGACGGACAGCAGTTCGATCACATTGTCAGCGGCGATCTGCAACGGCATCGTGAAACCGCGCAGGGAATCTGTGAGGGGCTCGGCCTGGACAAGCACCGCGTCGAGGAGCTGCCGCAACTCAACGAGTTCGACTTCAAGAAAGTTATGCACGCGTACGGAGAAAAAGATCCCGCATCGGCACCTGGCGCAAATGCAGAGCGCGCAGACTATTACCGGTTTTTGAAGCAGGCCATGCACGCCTGGTCCTCAGGGGAGATTGACGGTGCGGAGAGCTGGCAACAGTTCGAGCAGCGTATTGAAGAGGTGCTCGGTGTTCTCGCCGCCGGTGCCCGCGGTGGCAGGACACTGGTGGTCAGCTCCGGCGGTGCCATTGCGATGATGGTTCGGCAGGTATTGGGCGCGCCGTCGCACAGTGTGACACAGCTCAATATGCAGATAAAAAATACGGCGATCAGTCACTTTTTTGCCGGTCGCAGCGGCTTGAACCTGCATAGCTTCAACCATGTGCCGCACCTGGATAACCGTGAGCGTCGTCAGTTTATTACTTATAGCTGA
- a CDS encoding acyl-CoA dehydrogenase family protein, whose amino-acid sequence MNFEYSEKVQGLLQRLKTFIAEEVAPAEQTYYEQLEQDRWGEPPVMETLKRKAKDAGLWNLFLPDAKFGAGLTNLEYAPLAEEMGKVLFSSEVFNCSAPDTGNMEVLAQYASPEQQERWLKPLLEGSIRSAFAMTEPKVASSDATNIETEIVRDGDDYVINGRKFYISGAMNHRCEIMIVMGKTAPDSEDRYRQQSQILVPMNTPGVKVVRPMMVFGYDDAPEGHAEIIFDNVRVPKENLILGEGRGFEIAQGRLGPGRIHHCMRLIGQAQRALETMSKRAEERVVFGRPMIKQGSVREDIARSACEIEQARLLTLKAADQMDRYGNKAARDLIAMIKIVAPQMACNVIDRAIQIHGAAGVGQDFHLARAYAYARSVRLADGPDQVHMMQLGRNLAAAYAAQED is encoded by the coding sequence ATGAACTTTGAATACTCCGAAAAAGTGCAGGGTCTCCTGCAGCGCCTCAAAACTTTTATCGCGGAAGAAGTTGCTCCCGCAGAACAGACCTATTACGAGCAGCTCGAACAGGACCGCTGGGGCGAACCCCCGGTGATGGAAACCCTCAAGCGCAAGGCGAAAGATGCCGGATTGTGGAACCTGTTTTTACCTGATGCCAAATTTGGCGCGGGCCTGACGAATCTTGAGTATGCGCCTCTGGCAGAGGAAATGGGCAAAGTGCTGTTTTCTTCGGAGGTGTTTAACTGCAGCGCGCCGGACACCGGCAATATGGAAGTGCTCGCCCAATATGCGTCGCCAGAGCAACAGGAGCGCTGGTTGAAGCCGTTGCTCGAAGGGAGTATCCGCTCCGCCTTCGCGATGACGGAGCCCAAGGTGGCCTCCAGTGACGCGACCAATATCGAGACCGAGATTGTCCGCGATGGTGATGATTACGTTATCAACGGGCGCAAGTTCTATATCAGCGGGGCGATGAACCACCGCTGTGAAATCATGATTGTAATGGGCAAAACCGCACCGGACAGTGAAGACCGCTATCGTCAGCAGTCACAGATCCTGGTGCCGATGAATACACCCGGGGTGAAGGTTGTCCGTCCGATGATGGTGTTTGGTTATGACGATGCACCGGAAGGACACGCGGAGATAATTTTCGACAATGTGCGGGTGCCGAAAGAAAACCTGATCCTCGGCGAGGGGCGCGGTTTTGAAATCGCACAGGGACGTCTCGGCCCGGGCCGTATTCACCACTGCATGCGTCTGATCGGACAGGCCCAGCGCGCGCTCGAGACCATGTCCAAGCGCGCAGAGGAGCGGGTTGTGTTCGGCCGTCCGATGATCAAGCAGGGCTCAGTACGGGAGGATATCGCCCGTTCCGCCTGTGAAATCGAACAGGCGCGACTGCTCACCCTGAAAGCTGCGGACCAGATGGATCGCTATGGTAACAAGGCAGCGCGAGACCTGATTGCCATGATCAAGATCGTAGCACCGCAGATGGCCTGTAACGTGATCGATCGTGCGATTCAGATTCACGGTGCTGCCGGGGTGGGGCAGGACTTCCATCTGGCGCGGGCATATGCCTACGCGCGCAGCGTCCGCCTGGCGGATGGCCCCGACCAGGTGCACATGATGCAGCTGGGACGTAACCTTGCCGCAGCCTATGCCGCGCAGGAGGATTGA